A section of the Flavobacterium sp. CG_23.5 genome encodes:
- the metH gene encoding methionine synthase, with protein MAHKEHRKNLVLSGLEPLIITPESVFVNIGERTNVTGSRKFLRLIKEEKYEEALSIAKEQVEGGAQIIDINMDEGMLDGEYAMTKFLNLIAAEPDISRVPIMIDSSKWDIIEAGLKVVQGKSVVNSISLKEGEEQFIHHAKLIKRYGAAVIVMAFDEVGQADNYERRIEICQRSYDILVNKVGFPAQDIIFDLNIFPVATGMEEHRLNALDFFRGTKWVRENLPHAHISGGVSNVSFSFRGNDTVREAMHSVFLYHAIQHGMTMGIVNPEMLSIYDEIPKDLLERVEDVILNRREDATERLLDFAENVKGDTKSNEKAVQEWRSGTIQERLTHSLVKGVDEFIEIDVEEARQAAAKPIEVIEINLMAGMNVVGDLFGSGKMFLPQVVKSARVMKKAVAYLLPFIEAEKDGVSSFAGRILMATVKGDVHDIGKNIVSVVLACNNYEIIDLGVMVAPEKIIAAAIEHNVDIIGLSGLITPSLDEMVYLAKELDKRNIKIPVMIGGATTSRAHTAVKIAPQYRETVIHVNDASRAVTVAGNLLNKDKKIYASDIRAEYDAFRETFLNRSRDKNFLTIEQARKNKLQLNWDNYSPMKPNFIGTKTIEVDLDVLVPYIDWTPFFRTWELFGKYPAILTDNVVGEQATSVFADAQEMLAIILKEKKLTAKGIYGIFPANQVNDDDIELRDESGKVLDKFLTLRQQSQKTKGAPNIALSDFIAPKDSGKTDYMGAFCVTTGFGVDEWAAEFERDLDDYNSIMVKALADRFAEAFAEYLHEKIRKEIWGYSADEALSTEDMIAETYKGIRPAPGYPACPDHLEKPTIWKLLNVEEEIGVTLTESMAMWPASSVSGYYFGNPESKYFGLGKIKEDQVIDYAKRRSVSTEVAMKWLNPNIAD; from the coding sequence ATGGCACACAAAGAACATAGAAAAAACCTTGTATTATCGGGATTAGAGCCTTTAATCATTACGCCGGAAAGCGTATTTGTGAATATTGGTGAGCGCACGAATGTGACTGGTTCTAGAAAATTCCTTCGGTTAATCAAAGAAGAAAAATACGAAGAAGCACTCAGTATTGCTAAAGAACAAGTGGAAGGTGGCGCACAAATCATCGATATTAATATGGATGAAGGAATGCTGGATGGCGAATATGCTATGACAAAATTCCTGAATTTAATCGCAGCTGAACCGGATATTTCTAGAGTTCCAATCATGATTGATAGCTCAAAATGGGATATTATCGAAGCGGGTCTAAAAGTAGTACAAGGAAAGAGTGTCGTGAATTCTATTTCGTTGAAAGAAGGAGAAGAGCAATTCATTCATCACGCCAAATTGATCAAGCGTTACGGTGCTGCAGTAATTGTAATGGCTTTTGATGAGGTAGGTCAAGCGGACAATTATGAACGTAGAATAGAAATTTGCCAACGTTCGTATGATATTTTGGTAAACAAAGTTGGTTTCCCAGCCCAAGATATTATTTTCGATTTGAATATATTTCCAGTGGCTACAGGAATGGAAGAACACCGCCTGAACGCATTGGATTTTTTCAGAGGGACGAAATGGGTTAGAGAAAATCTTCCTCATGCGCATATTAGCGGAGGCGTAAGTAACGTTTCGTTTTCGTTTAGAGGAAATGACACGGTTCGCGAAGCTATGCACTCGGTCTTTTTATATCATGCCATACAACACGGAATGACTATGGGAATCGTGAATCCGGAAATGCTTTCTATTTATGACGAAATTCCAAAGGATCTTTTAGAGCGCGTTGAAGATGTAATTCTAAACAGAAGAGAGGATGCAACCGAAAGATTGTTGGACTTTGCCGAAAATGTAAAAGGGGATACCAAAAGCAATGAAAAAGCAGTTCAGGAGTGGCGCTCGGGAACTATTCAGGAAAGGCTTACCCATTCGCTAGTAAAAGGAGTTGATGAATTTATAGAAATTGATGTTGAAGAAGCCAGACAGGCAGCTGCAAAACCAATCGAAGTAATCGAAATCAACTTAATGGCGGGGATGAATGTCGTTGGGGATTTATTTGGTTCGGGGAAAATGTTTTTGCCGCAAGTGGTAAAATCTGCCCGCGTAATGAAAAAAGCGGTAGCTTATTTATTGCCGTTTATCGAAGCGGAAAAGGATGGTGTTTCGAGTTTTGCTGGTCGTATCTTAATGGCGACTGTAAAAGGAGATGTGCACGATATTGGAAAAAATATTGTTTCGGTTGTTTTGGCTTGCAATAATTACGAAATCATCGATTTGGGTGTAATGGTTGCTCCAGAGAAAATTATCGCTGCGGCCATAGAACACAACGTTGATATTATTGGATTAAGCGGATTGATAACCCCTTCGCTTGATGAAATGGTTTATTTGGCTAAGGAATTAGACAAAAGAAACATAAAAATTCCTGTTATGATTGGTGGGGCTACTACTTCACGAGCGCATACTGCCGTGAAAATTGCACCGCAATATAGAGAAACAGTTATTCACGTCAACGATGCTTCGAGAGCCGTTACGGTTGCTGGAAATTTACTAAATAAAGATAAAAAAATATACGCAAGCGATATACGAGCGGAATATGATGCTTTTAGAGAGACATTTTTGAATCGTTCGCGAGATAAAAATTTCTTGACGATTGAGCAAGCTCGGAAAAATAAATTGCAATTGAATTGGGATAATTATAGCCCAATGAAGCCTAATTTTATTGGAACAAAAACCATTGAAGTTGATTTGGATGTTTTGGTTCCGTATATTGACTGGACGCCGTTTTTTAGAACTTGGGAATTGTTCGGAAAATACCCGGCAATTTTAACAGATAATGTTGTTGGTGAACAGGCTACTTCCGTTTTTGCAGATGCACAGGAAATGTTAGCTATTATTTTAAAAGAAAAGAAACTGACAGCCAAAGGAATTTATGGAATTTTCCCAGCCAACCAAGTTAATGATGATGATATTGAATTGAGAGACGAAAGTGGAAAAGTGTTGGATAAATTCTTGACTTTGCGTCAGCAATCCCAAAAAACAAAAGGCGCTCCAAACATCGCTTTGTCTGATTTTATTGCTCCAAAAGATTCTGGTAAAACCGATTACATGGGGGCGTTTTGTGTAACGACCGGTTTTGGTGTTGATGAATGGGCAGCAGAATTTGAGAGAGATTTAGACGATTATAATTCAATAATGGTCAAAGCGTTGGCAGACCGTTTTGCGGAAGCTTTCGCCGAATATCTCCACGAAAAAATCCGTAAAGAAATTTGGGGTTACTCGGCTGATGAAGCCTTGAGCACCGAAGACATGATTGCTGAAACCTACAAAGGTATTCGTCCGGCGCCAGGTTATCCGGCTTGTCCCGACCATTTAGAAAAACCTACAATCTGGAAATTACTAAATGTGGAAGAAGAAATAGGAGTGACTTTAACCGAAAGTATGGCCATGTGGCCCGCTTCATCGGTTTCTGGATATTATTTTGGAAATCCGGAAAGTAAGTACTTCGGACTTGGAAAAATAAAAGAAGACCAAGTTATCGATTACGCCAAACGCAGAAGCGTTTCCACCGAAGTGGCGATGAAATGGCTGAATCCAAATATTGCAGATTAA
- a CDS encoding homocysteine S-methyltransferase family protein gives MSSISKDSLGVPPSGARGLIHEAIKKNILVLDGAMGTMLQRYNFSEEDFRGERFKDFPHSLKGNNDLLSLTQPQAIKAVHAAYFEAGADIVETNTFSGTTIGMADYHLEDLVYELNYESARIAREVADEFTAKNPDKPRFVAGSIGPTNRTASMSPDVNDPGYRAVTFDDLRIAYKQQVEALIDGGSDLLLVETIFDTLNAKAALFAIEEVKDERNIDIPIMVSGTITDASGRTLSGQTVEAFLVSVSHIPLLSVGFNCALGADLLKPYLHTLSQNTSFNVSAHPNAGLPNAFGEYDETPEQMQAFIKEYLDDNLVNIIGGCCGTTPEHIKLIADIAKEYKPRVSTATM, from the coding sequence ATGTCAAGCATTTCAAAAGACAGTTTAGGAGTTCCCCCTTCGGGGGCTAGGGGGCTTATCCATGAAGCCATTAAAAAAAACATACTCGTACTCGATGGAGCAATGGGAACCATGTTGCAACGCTACAATTTTTCCGAAGAAGATTTCCGGGGCGAACGTTTCAAAGATTTTCCACATTCCTTAAAAGGAAATAACGATTTATTGTCACTCACGCAGCCACAAGCCATAAAAGCAGTACATGCTGCCTACTTTGAAGCAGGAGCAGATATCGTTGAAACCAATACGTTCTCAGGAACCACCATCGGAATGGCTGATTATCATTTGGAAGATTTGGTTTATGAATTGAACTACGAATCAGCACGAATTGCCCGTGAAGTAGCCGATGAATTCACAGCGAAAAATCCAGATAAACCTCGTTTTGTAGCCGGTTCCATAGGGCCAACAAACAGAACAGCAAGCATGTCGCCAGATGTAAACGATCCAGGTTACAGAGCCGTAACTTTTGATGATTTACGTATTGCCTACAAACAACAAGTAGAAGCATTGATTGACGGAGGAAGTGATTTATTATTGGTGGAAACCATTTTTGACACGTTAAATGCAAAGGCCGCACTTTTTGCCATTGAAGAAGTCAAAGACGAACGTAATATCGATATTCCAATCATGGTTTCAGGAACCATTACGGATGCATCAGGAAGAACACTTTCTGGGCAAACGGTAGAAGCTTTTTTAGTTTCTGTTTCGCATATTCCTTTGTTGAGTGTTGGTTTCAATTGTGCTTTAGGAGCCGATTTGTTAAAACCGTATTTACATACTTTGTCACAAAATACGTCGTTCAATGTATCCGCACATCCTAATGCAGGATTGCCAAACGCTTTTGGAGAATACGATGAAACACCGGAACAAATGCAAGCATTCATCAAAGAATATTTAGACGATAATTTAGTAAACATCATAGGCGGTTGTTGTGGAACAACGCCGGAACACATCAAGTTGATTGCTGATATCGCAAAGGAGTATAAACCAAGAGTTTCAACGGCCACGATGTAG
- a CDS encoding NAD(P)/FAD-dependent oxidoreductase, with the protein MIKTDILIIGAGPTGLFAVFEAGLLKLKCHILDALPQAGGQLSELYPKKPIYDIPGFPEVLAGDLVDNLMEQIKQFEPGFTLGERAETIEKQEDGSFIVTSNKGKKFHASVVAIAGGLGSFEPRKPLIEDIEFYEDKGIKYFIKNPEKFRDKKVVISGGGDSALDWSIFLSNVASEVTLIHRRNEFRGALDSVEKVQELKNSGKIKMITPGEVIGLNGAEHLESVVVDEDGAHRTIPTDYFIPLFGLTPKLGPIGNWGLEIEKNAIKVNNALDYQTNIPGIFAIGDVNTYPGKLKLILCGFHEATIMCQAAYQIINPGKKYVLKYTTVSGVDGFDGTRKEAPKAVVKAIV; encoded by the coding sequence ATGATTAAAACAGATATACTTATAATAGGAGCAGGTCCAACTGGATTATTTGCCGTTTTTGAGGCAGGATTATTGAAGCTAAAATGCCATATTTTGGATGCGTTACCTCAAGCTGGTGGTCAATTATCTGAATTATATCCTAAAAAACCGATCTATGATATTCCAGGATTTCCTGAAGTTTTGGCTGGGGATTTAGTAGATAATTTAATGGAGCAAATCAAGCAATTTGAACCCGGATTTACACTTGGTGAACGTGCTGAAACCATAGAGAAACAAGAAGACGGGAGTTTTATTGTGACTTCAAATAAAGGGAAGAAATTTCACGCTTCAGTTGTAGCAATTGCAGGTGGATTAGGAAGTTTTGAACCACGAAAACCACTTATCGAAGATATTGAATTTTACGAAGATAAAGGGATAAAATACTTTATTAAAAATCCAGAAAAATTCAGGGACAAAAAAGTTGTAATTTCTGGAGGAGGAGATTCTGCTTTAGACTGGAGTATTTTCCTGTCTAATGTAGCTTCTGAGGTGACTTTGATCCACCGTAGAAATGAGTTTAGAGGCGCATTAGATTCTGTAGAAAAAGTACAGGAACTTAAAAATTCAGGTAAAATCAAAATGATTACTCCAGGGGAAGTAATTGGGTTGAACGGTGCTGAGCATTTAGAATCTGTTGTTGTTGATGAAGATGGCGCACACCGCACAATTCCTACAGATTATTTCATTCCACTTTTTGGTCTAACACCAAAATTAGGACCTATTGGAAACTGGGGATTAGAGATCGAAAAAAATGCCATCAAAGTAAACAATGCCTTGGATTATCAAACTAATATCCCAGGGATTTTTGCCATTGGAGATGTAAATACGTATCCAGGAAAATTAAAATTGATCCTTTGCGGATTCCACGAAGCCACTATTATGTGTCAAGCGGCCTACCAAATTATCAATCCGGGGAAGAAATATGTATTGAAATATACTACAGTTTCCGGTGTTGACGGATTCGATGGAACTCGTAAAGAGGCTCCAAAAGCGGTAGTAAAAGCCATAGTGTAA
- a CDS encoding bifunctional precorrin-2 dehydrogenase/sirohydrochlorin ferrochelatase codes for MERNELYPIFLKLHQLNVLIVGGGNVGLEKLSFLLKSSPNANVEVVAPKFLPELEELVERYPSVKLTYKKFNRWMLRKRHIVIACTDDLKVNKRVFDLSRKRYLLCNIADTPPLCDYYLGGIVTKGNVKIAISTNGKSPTTAKRLREFFEEIIPDDINKMVENLNEYRKTLKGNFEEKVNKMNEITAALKIPVAPVAGTERNIQDGR; via the coding sequence ATGGAAAGGAATGAGTTATATCCAATATTTTTAAAATTACATCAACTCAATGTACTTATTGTAGGTGGGGGAAATGTAGGTTTAGAAAAGTTATCATTCTTATTGAAATCGAGTCCAAATGCGAATGTTGAGGTGGTTGCACCAAAGTTTTTGCCAGAATTGGAAGAGTTGGTCGAAAGATATCCGTCAGTAAAATTGACTTATAAAAAGTTCAATCGATGGATGCTTCGCAAACGGCACATAGTCATTGCCTGCACCGATGATTTGAAAGTCAATAAACGAGTATTTGATTTGTCTCGAAAAAGATACTTGCTTTGTAATATTGCTGATACTCCGCCATTGTGCGATTATTATTTGGGCGGAATTGTAACCAAAGGAAATGTGAAAATCGCTATTTCGACCAACGGAAAATCACCGACAACTGCCAAAAGATTACGCGAGTTTTTTGAAGAAATAATTCCGGATGATATCAATAAAATGGTCGAAAACCTGAATGAATATCGCAAGACGCTGAAAGGAAATTTTGAGGAAAAAGTCAATAAAATGAATGAGATTACAGCAGCGTTAAAAATTCCCGTAGCGCCCGTAGCGGGAACAGAAAGGAATATACAAGACGGAAGATAA
- the cobA gene encoding uroporphyrinogen-III C-methyltransferase gives MKNKIEPQVTLVGAGPGDPDLLTIKGAKALAEANVVLYDALANEELLSYAPKKALKIFVGKRKGCHAYTQDEINQLIVDNALTYGHVVRLKGGDPFIFGRGSEEIEFVESFGIPTFVVPGISSSIAVPASQGISLTKRGVSESFWVITGTTSARKLSTDVALAAQSTATVVILMGMSKLDQIVALFQKESKGEMPVAIIQNGTTPEEKVGIGTINTIQSVVEKNNLSSPAIIVIGEVVGDSKKRVGFYKELKSNHNKVLVYGKE, from the coding sequence ATGAAAAATAAAATAGAACCTCAAGTTACTTTAGTAGGCGCAGGCCCAGGTGATCCGGATTTACTGACCATCAAAGGTGCAAAAGCATTGGCTGAAGCGAATGTAGTTTTGTATGATGCTTTGGCTAATGAAGAACTATTGTCTTATGCTCCTAAAAAAGCATTGAAAATATTTGTCGGAAAGAGAAAAGGATGTCATGCCTATACGCAGGATGAAATTAACCAATTAATTGTAGATAACGCACTTACTTACGGTCATGTGGTTCGATTAAAAGGGGGAGATCCATTTATTTTTGGCAGAGGAAGTGAAGAAATAGAATTCGTAGAAAGCTTTGGAATTCCTACATTTGTGGTCCCTGGAATTTCATCTTCTATTGCAGTTCCAGCTTCTCAGGGGATTTCGTTGACAAAAAGAGGTGTTTCGGAGAGTTTTTGGGTAATTACTGGTACGACTTCTGCACGAAAATTATCTACTGATGTAGCATTAGCAGCGCAATCAACTGCAACAGTTGTTATTTTGATGGGGATGAGCAAACTGGATCAAATTGTGGCTTTATTCCAAAAAGAATCGAAAGGGGAAATGCCCGTTGCAATTATTCAAAACGGAACGACTCCAGAGGAAAAAGTAGGAATTGGAACTATAAATACAATTCAAAGCGTTGTGGAAAAGAATAATCTAAGTTCTCCAGCGATAATCGTCATTGGAGAAGTAGTCGGCGATAGTAAGAAAAGGGTAGGTTTTTATAAAGAATTGAAATCAAACCACAATAAGGTACTAGTGTATGGAAAGGAATGA
- a CDS encoding HEPN domain-containing protein: MHSFRTEIEDPIVQKDIIDLERKIALFRDGKIDDERFRSLRLARGVYGQRQEGVQMIRIKLPFGKVSSEQLLRIAKVSDEYSTGRLHITTRQDIQIHYVSLDRTPQLWAELEKDDVTLREACGNTVRNITASETAGIDVVEPFDVSPYAYAMFQFLLRNPVCQEMGRKFKISFSSSDKDTALSYMHDLGFIPKIVNGERGFKVMLGGGLGSQPAHAELLSEFIPVNQIIPTTEGVLRIFDRFGERAKRLKARMKFLIKDIGREEFLQLVDEEKLALSNQVVEIDTTDFDAPIPEPILAAPKVIIEDRVAFEKWKKTNVIWQKQAGYVAIGIKVLLGDFYTDKARLLAELIKNYGANELRFTLRQDILIRNVKEENLEFFYQELAKLDYVAIGYDSTADITACPGTDTCNLGIASSTGIAVELERVLETEYPQYSNNKEITIKISGCMNACGQHNMAEIGFQGMSINSGKLVAPALQVLLGGGNLGNGNGRFSDKVIKIPSRRGPDALRFILNDFEANANGLSFLNYYDAKGEKYFYELLKPLADLTNLNEADFIDWGNADNYIKAVGVGECAGVVIDLVATLLLEAKDKLTFAEEAFAEEKWSDAIYHSYAGFVNGAKALLLSENQKTNHQAGIIDLFDTVFVETNKIPLQSTLKDLVFQIKQNEPSEEFAKKYIQEAIAFFDTIELYRAKDLKDEK, translated from the coding sequence ATGCACAGTTTTAGAACCGAAATAGAAGATCCGATTGTCCAAAAAGACATTATCGATTTAGAAAGAAAAATTGCTTTATTCCGTGATGGGAAAATTGATGATGAGCGTTTCCGAAGTCTGCGTTTAGCGAGGGGCGTTTACGGACAACGTCAGGAAGGTGTTCAAATGATTCGTATTAAATTGCCTTTTGGAAAAGTAAGCAGCGAGCAATTGTTGCGTATTGCAAAAGTTTCCGATGAATATTCAACTGGACGTTTGCATATTACAACGCGTCAGGATATCCAAATTCATTATGTAAGTTTGGATAGAACGCCGCAACTTTGGGCTGAATTAGAGAAAGATGATGTTACGCTGAGAGAAGCCTGTGGGAACACCGTAAGAAATATTACGGCAAGTGAAACTGCAGGAATCGACGTGGTCGAACCTTTTGATGTTTCGCCTTATGCCTATGCTATGTTTCAATTTTTATTGAGAAACCCGGTTTGTCAGGAAATGGGAAGAAAATTCAAAATATCATTTTCTTCATCAGATAAAGATACGGCGCTAAGCTATATGCATGATTTAGGATTTATTCCAAAGATTGTAAACGGAGAAAGAGGTTTTAAAGTAATGCTTGGCGGTGGATTAGGTTCTCAGCCAGCGCATGCGGAATTACTTTCGGAATTTATTCCGGTGAATCAAATTATTCCAACAACAGAAGGTGTTTTAAGAATATTTGACCGTTTTGGTGAAAGAGCCAAAAGGTTGAAAGCACGTATGAAATTCTTAATCAAAGATATTGGTAGAGAGGAGTTTCTACAGTTGGTAGATGAAGAGAAACTTGCCTTGTCAAATCAAGTGGTTGAAATCGACACGACAGATTTTGATGCTCCAATCCCTGAACCGATTTTGGCAGCCCCAAAAGTGATAATTGAAGATAGAGTTGCTTTCGAAAAATGGAAAAAAACAAATGTGATTTGGCAGAAACAGGCAGGATATGTAGCCATTGGAATCAAAGTTTTATTGGGAGATTTTTATACTGATAAAGCAAGGTTATTGGCTGAGTTAATTAAGAACTATGGAGCTAACGAATTGCGTTTTACTTTGCGTCAGGATATTTTAATCCGCAATGTGAAAGAAGAGAATTTGGAATTTTTCTACCAAGAATTAGCCAAACTTGATTATGTAGCCATAGGATATGATAGCACTGCGGATATTACTGCTTGTCCGGGAACCGATACTTGTAATTTGGGTATTGCAAGCAGCACCGGAATTGCAGTAGAACTGGAAAGAGTATTAGAAACTGAATATCCACAATACAGCAATAATAAAGAAATCACTATAAAAATTAGTGGTTGTATGAATGCGTGTGGACAACACAATATGGCAGAAATTGGTTTCCAAGGAATGTCTATCAATTCAGGGAAATTAGTGGCGCCGGCACTTCAGGTGTTATTGGGCGGTGGAAATTTAGGAAATGGAAACGGAAGATTTTCGGATAAAGTAATCAAAATCCCTAGCCGAAGAGGACCTGATGCGTTGCGTTTTATCTTAAATGATTTTGAGGCTAATGCCAATGGATTATCATTCCTGAATTATTATGACGCCAAAGGAGAGAAATATTTCTACGAATTATTAAAACCTTTAGCTGATTTGACCAACCTTAACGAAGCTGATTTTATTGACTGGGGAAATGCTGATAACTACATAAAAGCAGTTGGAGTTGGAGAATGTGCGGGTGTAGTAATTGATTTGGTTGCTACTTTATTATTGGAAGCCAAAGATAAACTGACCTTCGCGGAAGAAGCTTTCGCAGAAGAAAAATGGTCGGATGCGATTTATCATTCATACGCAGGTTTTGTAAATGGTGCTAAAGCTTTGTTGCTTTCGGAAAACCAAAAAACAAATCATCAAGCTGGAATAATAGACTTATTTGATACGGTTTTTGTTGAAACAAATAAAATTCCGTTGCAATCCACATTGAAGGATTTAGTGTTTCAAATTAAGCAAAATGAACCATCTGAAGAATTCGCTAAAAAATACATTCAAGAAGCAATTGCATTTTTTGACACAATAGAATTGTACAGAGCCAAAGACCTTAAAGATGAAAAATAA
- a CDS encoding sulfate adenylyltransferase subunit 1: MEVLKIATAGSVDDGKSTLIGRLLYDTKSLTTDKIEAIEKSSKQKGYDYLDFSLATDGLVAEREQGITIDVAHIYFSTAKKSYIIADTPGHVEYTRNMVTGASTSQVSIILIDARKGVIEQTYRHFFINNLLRVKEVIVAVNKMDLVDYSEEVYNKIKADFQALNSKSTFKEQTVSYIPLSAINGGNVVDKSENMPWYDGQTVLEHLEALEPKDVYEKGQARFPVQTVIRPKTEEYHDFRGYAGKLYGDNIKVGDAVTVLPSLTESKVTNIHFFDKKYDEASAGSSITIELENDINVTRGDMIVKSNELPRIEKDINTTICWMDSKKLVAGTKYLIQHNTNRVLAKIESVKNVIATDYSGSTPATQLAINEIGEVNIKLSKALYFDAYNDNKLNGAFILIDVATNTTAGVGFIN, from the coding sequence ATGGAAGTTTTAAAAATAGCAACAGCAGGAAGTGTAGATGACGGAAAAAGTACATTAATCGGGAGATTATTGTATGATACAAAATCGTTGACTACAGATAAAATCGAAGCAATAGAAAAAAGCAGCAAACAAAAAGGATATGATTATCTTGATTTTTCGTTAGCAACGGATGGTTTAGTTGCCGAGAGAGAACAAGGAATCACGATAGATGTAGCCCATATTTATTTTTCGACTGCTAAGAAAAGTTACATCATTGCAGATACTCCGGGTCACGTAGAATATACACGTAACATGGTAACAGGAGCTTCTACTTCACAAGTTTCAATTATATTGATTGACGCCAGAAAAGGAGTAATTGAGCAAACGTACAGACACTTTTTTATCAATAATTTATTGCGTGTAAAAGAAGTGATTGTTGCGGTAAACAAAATGGATTTAGTGGACTATTCGGAAGAAGTATACAATAAGATCAAAGCCGATTTTCAAGCATTAAACAGCAAAAGTACTTTCAAAGAGCAAACGGTAAGTTATATTCCGTTAAGCGCTATTAATGGAGGGAATGTGGTTGATAAATCAGAAAATATGCCTTGGTATGATGGACAAACGGTTTTGGAACATTTAGAAGCTTTAGAGCCAAAAGATGTTTATGAAAAAGGCCAAGCTCGTTTCCCAGTTCAAACGGTTATCAGACCAAAAACGGAGGAATACCATGACTTTAGAGGATATGCAGGAAAATTATATGGAGACAATATTAAAGTGGGTGATGCGGTGACTGTATTGCCATCTTTAACTGAATCCAAAGTGACTAACATTCATTTTTTCGATAAAAAATATGACGAAGCTTCAGCAGGTTCTTCAATCACAATCGAATTAGAAAATGATATCAATGTGACTAGAGGCGATATGATTGTAAAATCGAATGAACTTCCTAGAATCGAAAAAGATATTAACACAACAATTTGTTGGATGGACAGCAAAAAGTTAGTTGCCGGAACAAAATATTTAATACAGCACAATACCAATAGAGTTTTGGCAAAAATTGAAAGCGTAAAAAATGTTATTGCAACAGATTATTCCGGTTCAACTCCGGCGACTCAATTAGCAATTAACGAAATAGGGGAAGTAAATATTAAGTTGAGTAAAGCTTTGTATTTTGATGCCTATAATGACAATAAATTAAACGGAGCTTTTATTTTAATAGATGTTGCAACCAATACGACTGCGGGCGTTGGTTTTATAAATTAA
- a CDS encoding DUF2490 domain-containing protein yields the protein MKFSKIFLCLFLFSIGVKAQTEKNVDKQSLFWARYYNQLELNTKWSVHTEIDNRIFINPVTQNTFVSRIQLRDKVTDRVELGAGFAYFSVATQDPEVENGFHIPEYRFQQDVTVKQALGKVNLTHRYLLEQRFVHNASKLMLEDGTTFYLRFRYRIQGDYTFCKNEKQYLKGILSDEIMINAGCKIIKNTFDQNRLYVALQVGVSPAIALELGYLNSFQERANGVDYFNRDIIRFSFIHKVKI from the coding sequence ATGAAATTCTCGAAAATATTTTTGTGTCTATTTCTTTTTAGTATTGGAGTAAAAGCACAAACAGAGAAAAACGTTGATAAACAAAGTTTGTTTTGGGCACGATATTATAATCAGTTGGAATTAAACACTAAATGGTCTGTTCATACTGAGATTGATAATAGAATTTTCATTAATCCAGTAACACAAAATACATTTGTAAGCCGCATTCAGCTTAGAGATAAAGTGACGGATAGGGTAGAGTTAGGAGCAGGTTTTGCTTATTTCTCGGTGGCAACACAAGATCCCGAGGTTGAAAATGGGTTTCATATTCCAGAGTATAGGTTTCAGCAAGATGTGACTGTAAAACAGGCTTTGGGTAAGGTGAATTTAACGCACCGGTATCTATTAGAACAGCGATTTGTTCACAATGCCAGTAAATTAATGTTAGAAGATGGAACAACATTTTACTTAAGGTTTAGATATCGCATCCAGGGCGATTATACTTTTTGTAAAAATGAGAAACAGTACCTAAAAGGGATCCTTTCAGACGAGATAATGATTAACGCAGGCTGTAAAATTATTAAAAACACTTTTGACCAAAACAGATTATATGTCGCGTTACAAGTAGGAGTTAGTCCAGCGATTGCATTAGAGTTAGGTTATTTGAACAGTTTTCAAGAAAGAGCAAATGGAGTAGATTATTTCAATAGAGATATCATCAGATTTAGTTTCATTCACAAGGTTAAGATATAG